In Bacillus sp. SB49, a single window of DNA contains:
- the dcuS gene encoding DcuS/MalK family sensor histidine kinase, translating to MSKPRMKLSTIIMIFVCLVVLLSLLITDLLITRSTGSDIENQLEEKAGIVSKTVAQSRLVQQELENGEADMDIQEYTMSVQEASDVLFIVVMDMNGIRLSHPNQSLIGKPFQGGDEQRVLEGKTYVSKSEGTLGQSLRAFAPVINRKGEQIGAVSVGISLEAVEESIHQNQRQILIGSIIGVLIGIAGAFLLAWYIKRSLFGLEPYAIARIHEERNQMLHSVREGIIAIDHDGVIVIVNESARRIFRKAGLGAKEPIGMVIHDFLPGTSLERVLSTKEGELDEEQVINGVAIITNRVPLIVQEEVIGAIATFRDKTEVNRLAEELTGVKLYADTLRAQSHEFMNQLHVLLGLIEMREYERLKEFIGTLVEHQAHEVGHVTKYIKDSALAGFLIGKISYAREAQVGMTIECETEIPPSKDPAFSHKLITILGNLIDNAIESSENSGRKRIRVFLSYIDGLLEAAVEDQGTGIPRGAENKILEKGFSTKEGFHRGFGLFLVNKTVEEEGGTLEMERNDSGGMTFTVLLPYEPGGKYHD from the coding sequence ATGTCAAAACCACGCATGAAACTCAGCACGATTATTATGATATTCGTCTGCCTGGTCGTGCTCTTATCTTTGTTGATAACAGATCTCTTAATTACCCGGTCGACCGGCAGTGACATAGAGAACCAGCTGGAAGAAAAGGCCGGGATCGTTTCCAAGACAGTGGCCCAGTCGAGACTGGTTCAGCAGGAACTGGAGAATGGGGAAGCGGACATGGATATACAGGAATATACCATGTCGGTACAGGAAGCTTCTGACGTGTTATTTATTGTTGTCATGGATATGAACGGGATCCGCCTTTCTCATCCAAACCAATCCTTGATTGGAAAGCCGTTTCAAGGAGGAGATGAGCAAAGGGTGCTCGAAGGGAAGACTTACGTATCGAAGTCGGAAGGTACACTCGGGCAGTCGCTGCGCGCTTTTGCTCCAGTAATAAACAGAAAGGGCGAACAAATCGGAGCGGTGTCCGTCGGTATTTCTCTTGAGGCGGTGGAAGAATCGATTCATCAAAACCAGCGGCAGATTCTTATTGGATCGATCATCGGTGTGCTGATCGGTATCGCTGGTGCTTTTCTGCTGGCTTGGTATATTAAACGGAGTTTATTCGGACTGGAGCCCTATGCCATTGCAAGAATTCATGAAGAGCGTAACCAAATGCTTCACTCGGTGAGAGAAGGTATTATTGCAATTGACCATGATGGAGTAATTGTGATCGTCAATGAGTCGGCGCGGCGGATCTTTCGAAAAGCGGGTCTGGGAGCCAAAGAACCGATTGGGATGGTCATCCATGATTTTCTGCCGGGAACTTCTTTGGAGCGGGTTTTAAGTACGAAAGAGGGCGAATTGGATGAAGAGCAGGTAATCAACGGGGTGGCCATTATTACAAACAGGGTCCCGTTAATCGTTCAAGAGGAAGTGATCGGTGCCATTGCGACGTTCAGAGACAAGACGGAAGTGAACAGGCTGGCAGAGGAACTGACCGGCGTTAAGCTCTATGCAGACACGCTGAGAGCCCAGTCCCACGAGTTCATGAATCAACTGCACGTCCTGCTTGGATTAATCGAAATGAGAGAATATGAACGGTTGAAGGAGTTCATCGGAACCCTTGTGGAGCATCAGGCGCATGAGGTCGGTCATGTGACGAAGTATATTAAAGATTCCGCCTTGGCAGGTTTTCTTATCGGCAAGATCAGTTATGCGAGGGAAGCGCAGGTTGGAATGACCATCGAGTGCGAGACGGAGATCCCGCCATCTAAAGATCCGGCTTTTTCACACAAATTAATTACCATTCTAGGTAATTTAATCGATAACGCAATCGAAAGTTCCGAAAACAGCGGTCGTAAACGGATCCGCGTCTTCCTTTCTTATATCGACGGCCTGCTGGAGGCTGCTGTAGAAGATCAAGGAACAGGGATTCCAAGGGGAGCTGAAAATAAAATTCTGGAGAAGGGTTTTTCAACCAAGGAAGGATTCCACAGAGGCTTCGGCCTGTTCTTGGTTAATAAAACGGTCGAAGAAGAAGGTGGTACGCTGGAAATGGAGAGAAACGATTCGGGCGGCATGACCTTTACGGTGCTTCTGCCATACGAACCAGGAGGGAAATATCATGATTAA
- a CDS encoding phosphotriesterase family protein, whose amino-acid sequence MSKVETVRGLVHVDQLGKTLIHEHFFFGYPGFHGDLTLGGFDFDEKKAQGIKTAALMMEHGVQTVVDPTPNECGRDVKLLRAVSEATGLHIICATGFYYEGEGATPYFQFRQQLGTAEEDIYSMFMTEITEGIEGTGIKPGIIKLASSKGRITEYEQMFFRAAVRVQKETGIVLLTHTQEGTMGPEQINFLIDEGAIPEKVVIGHMCGTSDLNQHLQVLKKGAYVALDRFGLQGIVGAPEDEERLAVLTALVGMGYEDQLFLAHDTVNTWWGREPVLPETLQSLLANWHPDHIFKNILPELLEKGILSSEQITTIFHSNAARLFGGGAVEGKVDRLETKHIN is encoded by the coding sequence CACGGGGACTTGACACTTGGCGGCTTCGATTTTGACGAGAAGAAAGCACAGGGCATAAAAACGGCGGCTTTGATGATGGAACACGGCGTCCAAACGGTTGTCGATCCCACGCCTAATGAGTGCGGGAGAGATGTGAAGTTGTTGAGAGCGGTGTCTGAAGCTACAGGCCTTCATATCATCTGCGCGACGGGGTTTTATTATGAAGGAGAAGGAGCAACGCCTTACTTCCAGTTTCGACAACAGCTCGGTACAGCGGAAGAAGATATCTATAGTATGTTCATGACAGAGATTACGGAAGGGATCGAAGGCACGGGAATTAAACCCGGAATTATTAAATTGGCATCAAGCAAGGGCCGGATCACGGAGTATGAGCAAATGTTTTTCCGGGCAGCGGTGCGGGTTCAAAAAGAGACGGGGATTGTCCTTTTGACACATACCCAGGAGGGAACGATGGGACCGGAGCAGATAAACTTCCTGATAGACGAGGGCGCGATTCCGGAGAAGGTCGTCATTGGTCATATGTGTGGCACAAGTGACTTAAATCAGCATTTACAAGTATTGAAAAAGGGAGCGTATGTGGCACTCGACCGTTTTGGACTTCAAGGCATTGTTGGCGCACCGGAAGATGAAGAGAGGCTTGCTGTATTAACGGCCCTTGTAGGCATGGGCTATGAAGATCAGTTGTTTCTTGCTCACGATACGGTAAACACATGGTGGGGAAGGGAGCCCGTTCTTCCGGAAACTTTACAATCCCTGCTTGCCAATTGGCATCCTGATCATATCTTTAAAAATATCCTCCCGGAGCTCCTTGAGAAGGGGATCCTTTCATCAGAACAGATAACTACGATATTTCATTCCAATGCTGCCCGCTTATTTGGAGGAGGAGCGGTGGAAGGAAAAGTGGACAGGCTTGAAACAAAGCATATAAATTAG